The Amycolatopsis umgeniensis DNA segment GCGGAGGCGCCGTCGTTGATCGGGCTGCTGTTACCCGCTGTGACGGACCAGTCGATCTGCGGGAATCGCGTGGCCACGGCCGGATCCTGGAACGCCGGACGCAACTTGGCGAGCGTTTCGAGGTCGGTGCCGGGCCGGACGGACTCGTCGGCGGAGACCCGGCCCGACGGGGTTTCGATCGGCACGATCTGGCTCGCGAACCGCCCGAGTTCGTGCGCTCGCGCCGCCTTCCGGTGTGACGACACGGCGAACTCGTCCATCGCCTCGCGGCTGAGCGACCACTTCGCGGCGATGAGTTCGGCGCTGATCCCTTGCGGCACCAGACCTTCCGGATAGCGCGCGGCGACGCCGGGGCCGAGGGGGTCGGTGCCCGGCAGCACGTTCGACCACATCGGGACGCGGCTCATGGACTCGACACCACAGGCGATGACGATGTCGTACGCCCCGGCCATCACGCCTTGCGCGGCGAAGTGCACGGCCTGCTGACTGCTCCCGCACTGCCGGTCGACGGTGGTCGCGGGCACGCTTTCCGGCAGCCCGGCCGCGAGCGCCGCCCACCGCGTGACGTTCTGGGCCTGTTCGCCGACCTGGTCGACCGCGCCGCCGATGACGTCGTCGATCA contains these protein-coding regions:
- a CDS encoding acetyl-CoA C-acyltransferase: MHDAVIVDAVRTPIGKGKPGGTLQEVHPVQLLAHTLRALVERNGIDPELIDDVIGGAVDQVGEQAQNVTRWAALAAGLPESVPATTVDRQCGSSQQAVHFAAQGVMAGAYDIVIACGVESMSRVPMWSNVLPGTDPLGPGVAARYPEGLVPQGISAELIAAKWSLSREAMDEFAVSSHRKAARAHELGRFASQIVPIETPSGRVSADESVRPGTDLETLAKLRPAFQDPAVATRFPQIDWSVTAGNSSPINDGASAVLITSSETAARLGLRPRARLHSFAVTGSDPLLMLTGVIPATEKVLRRAGLSLADIGLFEINEAFASVVLAWQQETGADPAKVNVHGGAIALGHPLGASGTRLMGTLVNALHHHGVRYGLQAMCEGGGQANATILEAL